A window of the Streptomyces sp. NBC_00454 genome harbors these coding sequences:
- a CDS encoding ArsR/SmtB family transcription factor → MPVPLYQAKAEFFRMLGHPVRIRVLELLQDGPMPVRDLLAAIEVEPSALSQQLAVLRRSGIVTSVRDGSTVVYELAGRDVAELMLAARRILTEVLTGQSELLEELREPEVPAP, encoded by the coding sequence GTGCCGGTTCCGCTGTATCAGGCCAAGGCCGAGTTCTTCCGGATGCTCGGGCACCCCGTGCGGATACGGGTTCTTGAGCTGCTCCAGGACGGGCCGATGCCGGTACGGGACCTGCTCGCCGCGATCGAGGTCGAGCCGTCCGCGTTGTCGCAGCAGCTCGCCGTGTTGCGCCGGTCGGGGATCGTCACCTCGGTCCGTGACGGCTCTACCGTCGTCTACGAGCTGGCGGGCAGGGATGTCGCAGAGCTGATGCTGGCGGCTCGGCGCATTCTGACCGAGGTGCTGACCGGGCAGAGCGAACTGCTTGAGGAGCTGCGGGAGCCCGAGGTCCCGGCGCCGTGA
- a CDS encoding response regulator yields the protein MIRILVVDDQQLVRMGLRMLFDQAQDIEILGEADNGAEAVRLAEHLTPDVVLMDLRMPGMDGITATRRILTTRPATRVVALTTFDDDDHLYPVLAAGACGFLVKDTPPAELLEAVRRAANGEAPFSRDVLDRLVAQALHTRSSSDTPADIPVPAITPREREVLGLLGVGLSNKEIADRLHLGVTTVKTHVASLMAKTGRDNRIRLAVLAVLTGITPN from the coding sequence GTGATCCGCATCCTTGTCGTCGACGACCAGCAGCTCGTCCGTATGGGACTGCGCATGCTCTTCGATCAGGCGCAGGACATCGAGATCCTGGGCGAGGCGGACAACGGCGCGGAGGCGGTACGACTGGCGGAACACCTGACTCCCGATGTCGTCCTCATGGACTTGAGAATGCCCGGCATGGACGGCATCACGGCCACCCGCCGCATCCTGACCACACGCCCCGCCACCCGGGTCGTCGCCCTCACCACCTTTGACGACGACGACCATCTGTATCCGGTGCTCGCGGCCGGAGCCTGCGGTTTCCTCGTCAAGGACACCCCACCGGCCGAACTCCTGGAGGCCGTACGCCGGGCAGCCAACGGAGAGGCCCCCTTCAGTCGTGACGTCCTTGACCGCCTCGTCGCCCAGGCTCTCCACACCCGTTCCTCATCGGACACCCCTGCGGACATCCCGGTGCCGGCCATCACCCCGCGCGAGCGGGAGGTGCTCGGACTGCTCGGCGTAGGCCTGTCCAACAAGGAGATCGCCGACCGGCTGCATCTCGGGGTCACCACGGTGAAGACGCACGTGGCCAGCCTGATGGCGAAGACGGGCCGGGACAACCGTATCCGTCTCGCTGTTCTCGCGGTCCTCACCGGCATCACGCCGAACTGA